The window GCGCGAGAGCGGAAGAAAGTTTCGTTCCTGCGACGAAAAGGTGCTGGCGCACGCGGAGCGGGTGATCACGGAGGAGTTCGCCTTCGTCCTCGGCCTGCGCCGTGAGAGCGTGATACCACGTATCGTCGACTATATAACGAAGAGGAGAGAGGACCGCAATGACGAAGGAAGAGGCGTTGGAACTTATCGAGCGGATACCGTATGTCACTGCCTTCAGCGCGCTGAGCGGCAAGGCCAGGATAGACCTTTATAAAAAGGCGGTTGGCAAAAAGGAGCCGCTCCAGTGGCTTAAGGTTGTGAAGTCCTGCTGGCTCAGGAGAGAGGAACGCTCCGGCGGAGTGGAGAACGCCCTCGAGGGCGAGTATGGGAATCGGGCGAAACGGCTGCTTCACGCGGAGCTGGCGGCGGCGCTGGGGATAGGTGAGGAAGAGGTCGAGCCGTTTATTGAGAGATATCTTAAAGACAATATATAAAACAAAATAGCAAATAGATGAAGTGCCGCTCAAACCTTTTATTTGGGTAGTCAGAGATCGGCGTTCGTTAAAGGATACAACGAGTTGTGCCTGTCACGTAATTCCAGTTGGAAGCGGCGGCGCGGCTCGTTTTTTATTTGAAAGGACGGTAATTGATTAATATGGAAAGGTTTTTTACCCGGGACAACAAAATGGGAACGGCACCGGTGAGCCGGCTGCTGTTGACGATGTCGCTGCCGCTGATGCTTTCGATGGTGATGGAGGCGCTTTATAACGTAGTGGACAGCCTCTTTATCTCGCGTATCGGCGAGAACGCGATAACCGCGCTGTCGCTGGCCTTCCCCATCCAGCTGCTCGTAGTCTCAATCACGGTTGGCACGGGAGTCGGCATAAACGCGGTATTGTCGCGGCTGCTGGGGGAGGGCGACAGGCGCGGAGTCAACGCTGCGGCGGCAAACGGCATCTTTCTCGCCGCGGCTACATACGTTATATTTTTACTATTCGGCCTTTTCTGTACGGAGCGGTATTACGGTTCGCAGACCGCCGACGCCGAGATATACCGCTATGGCGTGGATTATCTCTCGATCTGCATGATCTGGTCGTTCGGCGGCGTGGGGCAGATCACATTTCAGAGGCTCCTGCAGTCTACAGGGCGCACTGCGCTCTCTATGGCCTCTCAGTTGGCGGGGGCGCTGATCAACATCGTCCTTGATCCGATACTGATCTTCGGTCTCTGCGGCGCGCCCGCCTGCGGCGTTAAGGGGGCCGCGGCGGCGACGGTCATCGGGCAGATCACGGCGCTGGCCGCCGCCGTCTATTTCAACCTGCGGATGAATAGGGATATCTCATTCAAGCTGCGCGGCTTCCGCCCCGACTTTAATATGATAAAGAAGATATACGCGATCGGCGCGCCGGCGATCGTCATGCAGTCGCTCAACTCGCTGATGGCCCTCGGCGTGAACCTCATACTCATAGGCCTTTCCTCCACGGCGGTCGCCGCCTTCGGCATTTACATCAAGGTACAGAACTTTGTCTTTATGCCTGCCTTCGGCCTCAACAACGCCGTCATCGCCGTCGCGGCCTTCAACTACGGCGCGGGAAACGAGCCGCGCGTGAGGCAGACGATCCGTTACGGCATGATCTACGCGGCGGCGATCATGCTTGCGGGTATGTTCCTCGTGCAGCTGCTCGCGCTGCCGATACTGCGTCTCTTCGACGCCTCGGCGGAGCTGCTTTCGATCGGGGGCCGCGCGATGCGCGTCGTCAGCGCCGGCTATATATTTACCGCCTATATGCTCATCGCGCAGGGCGCCTGCCAGGCGCTCGGCAACGGGCTGTACAGTCTTATCGTGACGCTGCTGCGCGTCGTCGTCGTCCTGCTGCCGCTGCTGTGGCTCTTTTCCGTAGTCTTTCCGCTCAATGAGGTGTGGTGGGCATTCGTCATCTCGGAGATCATTTCCACGCTGGTGAGCGCGCTGCTGCTGCGGAGACTGTACGCTGAAAGGCTTGGCGCCGGGGGATGCCTGTAGGATATTTTCTTACCCTTGTATCACATATACCGGTAGTTATTCACCATGTGCAGCTTAAGCGCCATTTCCACCGCTAGGCGCAGCTCATGGTCGCGCAGCTCTTCGCGAAGCGGTATTTTACGGAATCGCGGAGGGTGAAAGGCGCGGCGTCTCCACCTTCCGGCAGTCCGGCTTCAGCGCACGGCAAACAACCGCCGTTTCGCGCACGACGATGCGGTTGTGTGTTTTTTCAAAAACGGCAGAGATGCGGTCTCTATTTGGTCTTGAGGCCCTCCATCGAAAGCCGCAGGTGTTCCTTTATCAGGCGGACGCTCTCCGTCTCGTCGTGATTTTTCAGCGCCTCAAGGATGGTGATGTGCTCCTCAAGGCTTGGGTTTGTGTCGAAGTCGAAGAAAGACTCAAAGAAAATCATCTGTACGAATGTGCGTGAGAGGATGTTTTTTATATATCCCACGAGCGTGTTATTGCCCGAAGATTCGGCGATGATGATATGGAAGTTGTCGTTGACGGTCAGATAGGACTCGAGGTTGCGGTTGACGAAGGTCTCGTGCTCCGCGTCGATCTGCTCCTGCAGGCGGCATAACTGCAACGGCGTGATATGCTTCGCCGCCTTGCGGACGGCCATGATCTCCAGCTCCTCGCGCACCTCGTAGGTGTCGATTATCTCCTGTCTGGTCGGCGAGGCGAGACAGGCGCCCCAGCCCGGTATGATCTGGACGAGCCCTTCGTTTTCCAGGCGTCTTAAAGCCTCCCGTACTGGCGTGCGGCTCACTTGCAGCTCCTTGGCTATCGCCACCTCCGGCAGCCTCTGGCCGCTGACCAGCGCTTTTTCGAATATCTTTTTTCTCAACTGATCATATACAAATCCCGCCGCCGTTTGCACGGAAGATGACGTCATAACCATATTCAACCAACTCCCCAATATGCTTCAAGTAAAAATATACATAGTACACCGCATATTTGCAAGCGGAAAAAATGAGAAAATTACCGTCAGCCGCATTTGTGCCCTTACAGTTTTGCGGGGCTGTACCGGCTTTTACATGCGGTGAGGTATATGGAGCCGGATATTATGGATTTTTTGAATCTTCCCCTAGACGGTACGCGGCCCTGTCCGCCTTGTTCATAAGACAAAGATTGTTCTATTTTTTGCTTTGCCGCCTTGCGGTTTTTCCCCGTTCGCGATAAATTCTTGTGCGTGCAAAAGACTCCCGAAAAATAAACGCTTTTCCGCCGGGAGTATATATTGTTGACGAAAGGGAGTTATTTTTTATGTACGAAGCATTCAGTGCGCTTATCGGAACGATCAGCAACTTGATGTACAGCTATCTGCTGATCATTATGCTGCTTTCAGCGGGGGTCTACTTTTCCCTGCGGACGGGGCTGGTGCAGCTGCGCATGCTGCCGGAGGCTGTCAGATCGGTAGGGGAGAGGTCGGGCGGCAAAGATTCCGTATCTTCGTTCCAGGCGCTCATGGTATCGACGGCCAGCCGCGTTGGGACCGGCAATATCGTCGGTGTGGCGAACGCCATCGCCATCGGCGGTTACGGCGCGGTCTTCTGGATGTGGCTTATCGCCCTGCTAGGTGGCGCGACGGCCTTTGTGGAAAGCACGCTGGCACAGATATACAAGAAAAAGGCCGCGGACGGCAGCAGCTATGGAGGCCCCTCATATTACATCCAGGCGGCGCTGAACAGCCGCGCGCTGGGCGTCGTCTTCGCTGTAGCGCTCATCGCCACCTACGCCGGGGGATTCAATATGCTGGCCTCCTATAACCT is drawn from Cloacibacillus sp. and contains these coding sequences:
- a CDS encoding MATE family efflux transporter, with the translated sequence MERFFTRDNKMGTAPVSRLLLTMSLPLMLSMVMEALYNVVDSLFISRIGENAITALSLAFPIQLLVVSITVGTGVGINAVLSRLLGEGDRRGVNAAAANGIFLAAATYVIFLLFGLFCTERYYGSQTADAEIYRYGVDYLSICMIWSFGGVGQITFQRLLQSTGRTALSMASQLAGALINIVLDPILIFGLCGAPACGVKGAAAATVIGQITALAAAVYFNLRMNRDISFKLRGFRPDFNMIKKIYAIGAPAIVMQSLNSLMALGVNLILIGLSSTAVAAFGIYIKVQNFVFMPAFGLNNAVIAVAAFNYGAGNEPRVRQTIRYGMIYAAAIMLAGMFLVQLLALPILRLFDASAELLSIGGRAMRVVSAGYIFTAYMLIAQGACQALGNGLYSLIVTLLRVVVVLLPLLWLFSVVFPLNEVWWAFVISEIISTLVSALLLRRLYAERLGAGGCL
- a CDS encoding GntR family transcriptional regulator; translation: MVMTSSSVQTAAGFVYDQLRKKIFEKALVSGQRLPEVAIAKELQVSRTPVREALRRLENEGLVQIIPGWGACLASPTRQEIIDTYEVREELEIMAVRKAAKHITPLQLCRLQEQIDAEHETFVNRNLESYLTVNDNFHIIIAESSGNNTLVGYIKNILSRTFVQMIFFESFFDFDTNPSLEEHITILEALKNHDETESVRLIKEHLRLSMEGLKTK